The window AGGGCTGGCGGACGACGCGGCGGCATGCGGGTCAGGCGCGCGGCGGAACCGGCCAGCATAGCCGGTGAAATGTCCGTCCTCGCTGAAACGGGGTTCGGCATCGATGATCCAGTCACCGGTGATCGCAGGCGCGCCGGCCAAGGCGATTTCGCCATGCGTAATCGGCTGTCGGCGCGCAAAAGCACGGGCCAAGACCGCGCCATCGGCATCGGTGCCAAGTCCTGCCTGCGCGCCGAACAGCCGCACCCCGATGACCATCGGCGCGACATCGGGCGCGGCCCAGACGATCCGGCCGGTGGTGTCGGTGGCAAAGCCGAAGCTGGCCGCATTGCGGGCAGGGCGTTCGGGCAATTCGCCCAGCGGCAGCCGCGGCGAGGAATCGTGCTCCACACCGTTTTCGGTACGGGTGCGCCGGAACTGCGCGATCCGTTCGACCAGCGCGGAGATTTCGCTGCGTCCGGCATCGTCGCGGCTCTGCCCGGCCGGCGCTGCGGGCTGCGCTTCCCGACTTTCGCCCGTCATTACCCTGAGCGGGGTCGGCACCCCGGACACCGGCGCCGCCTCGCTCGCGCGATCGGCCAGTGCGCCGGGCGCAGGCAAGCCGCGGTCGTGCACTCCCAGCCGGGACAAGAGCGCCTCGACATCGACCGGCAGATCGCGCCGCAGCCGCAGAAACCCGCGCGCGCGCACCGGCATGCGCGGGATCAGCGCGCTCCAGTCATCGACCGAAAGGTCGGCGCGCGACAGCGCGGCAGAGGCGACCTCGGGTTCCTGATCGGCGAGATGTTCGGCCAGATCGGGGTTGCGAAAGCGCCAGCCCGGCTCGCGGATCATCCGCGCGCGCGAGGCGGCGGGAATGGCTTGGGCAAGCGCATCGAGCCGCAGCCAGGCGGCAGCCAGCAGGCTTTGATCGCCGCCCGGATCGGGCGCGCGATCGCGGCCCAGAAGATCGAGCAACTGCCGGTATTGCGTGCGCAGCGATCCCTCACCTGCGGCGCGTTGGCGCAGCACTGTGGCAAGGCGATCGTCGAAAAACACCAACCGGTCTCCAATCGTGAAAGGCAAGCGCGCGCGCGAATCGCGATCATCGCCGCGGGCAGCACGCGCACACTATCCCGTCTCCAGCACGGCGTCCTACCACGGTAGGGGAATTGTCACAGTCTGACGTGAAAGGTGCGTTGCAAAGCGGGACAATTGCTGGCAGACCTAATAATATTAGCCAGACGGCCCACCCGGCGCGCGTCTTGTTTCTTTGGGATGATGCAGCACCGGACCGGTCCGTGAAGGATCGGCGGTTTGCTTAGGGGAGCTTGGGTCACGTGGCCAATCTCGATGAAATCGATCGCCGCTTGCTGGCGGAATTGCAGGCGGAAGGCCGCGTTACCAATGTCGAACTCGCCCAGCGTGTCGGACTGACCGCGCCCCCGTGCCTGCGCCGCGTGCGCGGGCTTGAGGAGGACGGCGTGATCCGCGGCTACCATGCCGATCTCGACCCGTCGAAACTGGGCTTTGCGATCACCGTGTTCGCGATGGTCAGCCTCAAGAGCCAGGCCGAAAGTTCCTTGCGCGAATTCGAGGAGCACATGCGCGCGCTGCCCGAAGTGCGCGAATGCCACATGCTCAACGGCGAGATCGATTTCATCCTCAAGATCGTGAGCAAGGATCTGCAAAGCTTTCAGGAATTCCTGACGGGCAAGCTGACGCCGGCCCCCAACGTCGAAAGCGTCAAGACGTCGCTGACGATCCGCACGGCCAAGCAGGAACCCGGCGTTCCGCTGTGACCCAAGCGCCGCGCCTCGCAGAGCCTGTCACCGGGCGCTGCCTGTGCGGCGCAATCAGCATCACTGTCACCGCGATGCACCCCGAAGTCGACATCTGCCACTGCGCGATGTGCCAGCGGTGGGGCGGGGCGTTTTATGCCGGAGTCAAAGGCGATGCTTGCGAGATTGCGGGCGAAGCAGCGATCACTGTCTATCGTTCGAGCGAATGGGCCGAGCGCGCGTTCTGCGGCACCTGTGGCAGCAACCTGTGGTATCGCTTTCTGCCCACCGGCAGCCGCAGCTTTCTTGCCGGACTGTTCGATCTGCCGCCGGGTTTCGGTATCGAGCGGCAGATTTTCGTCGATGAAAAGCCCGACTGGTATGATATCCTTCAGCAAAGCCCGATGCTGACCGGGCCGGAATGCGTCGCCGAGGCGGAGGCTGCGGGCTTCACCTTCGGCTGATCGCAAGGGGAGGGGCGCTGTCGATGTTTGACGAACCGCCGCCAGTTCCAGCCACCCAAGGGGATGGCAATGCAGCGGCGATTGTCGAGACGGTCCCGCAACTACCCGGCCATGTCTGCGCCAGCTACACCATCGATCCGGCGCAGCCAAACGCGGTGCGGTGCGAACCGGTTCCCGTTCTGGATGTGCCGCCCGCCACCGGCGGGACAGTGATCGACCTGACCCGATTGGCGCCGCCGCCGCCCAGCGAGCCGTGCGATGACGATCAGCCCGATCCGCTCAACCCTGTCATTCTTGTATGCGCCGACACGGGGCCTGCACCGCGGCTTGGCCCGGTGGTGGGGCCGGTGGACGACGGGTTTGCGAGCGCGATCCCGCGTGCGCGGATCAAGCTATCGGACAATGCCGAGGCGGAAGCGAACCTCATCAGCCAAGGCGTCGGCGGTTTCGATGCGGATGGCGGCGAGGTGCGGGTGAAGATCGACTTTTAATGCAGTTTCAGCCGCGGCCGCACGATGCGGTTGACCCGGCCTACCAGCATCAGGAACGTCGCCTTCACCCAGCCGTGAATGCCGATCAGATGCAACCGGTAGAGCGAGGTGTAGATGAACCGCGCCAGCCGCCCTTCGATCGCCATGCTGCCGCCGATCAGATTGCCCATCAGGCTGCCCACGGTCGAAAAGCGCGAAAGCGACACCAGTGAGCCCTTGTCGCGGTAGACGAAGTGCGTCAGCGCGCGGCCCTGTTGCAGCCTGACGATATTGGCAAACACGGTCTCGGCCATCTGATGCGCGGCCTGCGCGCGCGGTGGAACCGGGCGATCCTCACCCGGAGGGGTGTAGCTGGCACAGTCGCCCAGCGCGAAAATGCAGGGATCGTCGCGGGTCTGCAGCGTGTCGGTGACGATGATCTGGTTGCGCCCGTTGGTTTCAAGTCCGAGCCCGGACAGGAAATCGGCGCCTTTGACCCCGGCTGCCCAGACGATCAGATCGGCTTCGATCACCTCGCCGGTCTTGGTGACGAGCTGGCGCGGGCGGGCTTCGACCACCTGCACATCGGGACGCACGGCCACGCCGAGCGCTTCCAACTCGTGCTTGGCCGCAGCAGCGAGTTTTTCGGGCAATGCGGGAAGGATGCGCGGACCGGCTTCGAGCAGGGTGACATGCATCCGGCTTTCGTCGAACACCTCAAGCCCGTAATGCCTGAGGGCGCCTGCGGCATTGTAAAGCTCTGCTGCCAGTTCCACGCCCGTCGCGCCGCCGCCGACGATCGCGATGCGCACCTGTTCGTCGGCGGAGGGATCGTTCATCATCGCCCGGCTGACGCGCAGGCAGTGGTTCAATAGCCGGGTGCGGAACCGGTCCGCCTGTTCGCGGCTGTCGAGATAGAGGCAATGCTCTTTAACCCCCGGCACGCCGAAATCGTTCGACACCGACCCCAGTGCCAGCGCGAGAATATCGTAGCGGATCGTGTGGGATTCGATCAGCTCGCTGCCGTCCTCGTCCTTGACCGCGGCCAGCCGGATGGTCTTGGCCGCGCGGTCGACACCCTCGAAACTGCCCTGAAAGAAGCGATAACCCCAGCGGTAGCAATGCCCGCGATACCCGACCTCGTCGAGATTGGCGTCGAGCGATCCGGCCGCGACCTCGTGCAGCAAGGGCTTCCAGATATGGCTGAGGTTCTTGTCGACGAGGATGATGTCGTGGCTCTTGCGGCCATATTTGGCGCCCAGCCGGCGCACGAGTTCAAGCCCGCCTGCGCCTCCGCCAACAACGACAATCTGGGTCTTGCGGTCCATTCAGCCCCCCTTGGCACAGCCGTGCAACGCAATCCCGCCGCAGCAATAGCGGGTCTGCACGGCAAAATCGCGTCAAATCATGCGGCTTGTCTGCCGGGCATGATGTTTCCCGGGGGAGGAAAGGGCTTGCATAGCGAAGCGGGCGGAAAGGTCCAACCTTCCCGCCCGCATGGCATGTCGATTTGTGTTGCGGTGCAGCAAAATTGCACCGCTGAATTATGGCTGTCAGACTTCGCGCTTTTCCAGCCAGTCCTCGAGCCACTTGATCGAATAATCGCCGTTGAGCACGTCGTCCTGCCGCAGCAGTTCCTGGTGCAGCGGGATGTTGGTCTTCACCCCTTCAACCACCATCTCTTCAAGCGCGCGGCGCAGGCGCATGATGCAGCCTTCGCGGGTGCGGCCATAGACGATCAGCTTGGCGATCATGCTGTCGTAATAGGGCGGGATCCGGTATCCGGCGTAGAGTCCCGAATCCACGCGCACATGCATGCCGCCAGCCGCGTGGAAATAGGTCACGAGACCGGGCGAGGGGGCAAAGTTGAACGCATCCTCGGCGTTGATCCGGCACTCGATCGCGTGGCCTTTGAACTCGATATCCTCTTGCGTGACCGACAGCGGCCGGCCCTCGGCGATGCGGATCTGTTCGCGCACCAGATCGAGACCCGTGATCGCTTCGGTCACGGGGTGTTCGACCTGCAGGCGGGTGTTCATTTCGATGAAATAGAACTCGCCGTTTTCCCACAGGAATTCGATCGTGCCTGCGCCGCGATAACCCATGTCGCGCATTGCCTTGGCGCAAACCTCGCCCATGCGCATGCGTTCTTCGTGGCTGATGACGGGGGAGGGGGCTTCTTCGAGCACCTTCTGGTGCCGGCGCTGAAGCGAGCAGTCGCGCTCTCCCAGATGGATCGCGTTGCCATTGCCATCGCCGAACACCTGGAATTCGATGTGGCGCGGGTTGCCGAGGTATTTCTCGATATAGACCGTGGCATCGCCGAACGCGG is drawn from Erythrobacter neustonensis and contains these coding sequences:
- the accC gene encoding acetyl-CoA carboxylase biotin carboxylase subunit, translated to MGIKRILIANRGEIALRIHRAAHEMGIETVAVHSTADADAMHVRLADHAVCIGPAPAAESYLNIANIISAAEIAQCDAIHPGYGFLSENAKFADIVEAHDIIWIGPKPEHIRTMGDKIEAKRTAGALGLPLVPGSDGAVSDITEAKAIAEAAGYPVIIKAASGGGGRGMKVCNSPDQLETLIQQAGSEAKAAFGDATVYIEKYLGNPRHIEFQVFGDGNGNAIHLGERDCSLQRRHQKVLEEAPSPVISHEERMRMGEVCAKAMRDMGYRGAGTIEFLWENGEFYFIEMNTRLQVEHPVTEAITGLDLVREQIRIAEGRPLSVTQEDIEFKGHAIECRINAEDAFNFAPSPGLVTYFHAAGGMHVRVDSGLYAGYRIPPYYDSMIAKLIVYGRTREGCIMRLRRALEEMVVEGVKTNIPLHQELLRQDDVLNGDYSIKWLEDWLEKREV
- a CDS encoding histidine kinase dimerization/phospho-acceptor domain-containing protein, coding for MFFDDRLATVLRQRAAGEGSLRTQYRQLLDLLGRDRAPDPGGDQSLLAAAWLRLDALAQAIPAASRARMIREPGWRFRNPDLAEHLADQEPEVASAALSRADLSVDDWSALIPRMPVRARGFLRLRRDLPVDVEALLSRLGVHDRGLPAPGALADRASEAAPVSGVPTPLRVMTGESREAQPAAPAGQSRDDAGRSEISALVERIAQFRRTRTENGVEHDSSPRLPLGELPERPARNAASFGFATDTTGRIVWAAPDVAPMVIGVRLFGAQAGLGTDADGAVLARAFARRQPITHGEIALAGAPAITGDWIIDAEPRFSEDGHFTGYAGRFRRAPDPHAAASSASPAAREADRIRQLLHELRTPVTAVQGYAEVIQQQLFGPAPHEYRALAAGIAADAARILAGFEELDRLARLETGAIRTSPGETDLVAILRRTTAQLNAALGTQDAGLAIDIAADVELIVGLDTEETEALVWRVLASLAAAVVPGEKVVVGVDPLIGREGAFARLHCQLPGRLAGPDNLFAATIRGADSTISPGLFGAGFALRLARAEARAAGGSLRRDKDVLLLTLPLLGGNKLARGPVGT
- a CDS encoding Lrp/AsnC family transcriptional regulator, which encodes MANLDEIDRRLLAELQAEGRVTNVELAQRVGLTAPPCLRRVRGLEEDGVIRGYHADLDPSKLGFAITVFAMVSLKSQAESSLREFEEHMRALPEVRECHMLNGEIDFILKIVSKDLQSFQEFLTGKLTPAPNVESVKTSLTIRTAKQEPGVPL
- a CDS encoding NAD(P)/FAD-dependent oxidoreductase gives rise to the protein MDRKTQIVVVGGGAGGLELVRRLGAKYGRKSHDIILVDKNLSHIWKPLLHEVAAGSLDANLDEVGYRGHCYRWGYRFFQGSFEGVDRAAKTIRLAAVKDEDGSELIESHTIRYDILALALGSVSNDFGVPGVKEHCLYLDSREQADRFRTRLLNHCLRVSRAMMNDPSADEQVRIAIVGGGATGVELAAELYNAAGALRHYGLEVFDESRMHVTLLEAGPRILPALPEKLAAAAKHELEALGVAVRPDVQVVEARPRQLVTKTGEVIEADLIVWAAGVKGADFLSGLGLETNGRNQIIVTDTLQTRDDPCIFALGDCASYTPPGEDRPVPPRAQAAHQMAETVFANIVRLQQGRALTHFVYRDKGSLVSLSRFSTVGSLMGNLIGGSMAIEGRLARFIYTSLYRLHLIGIHGWVKATFLMLVGRVNRIVRPRLKLH